The Synechococcus sp. MVIR-18-1 region CAATATTATTCTTTCAAGACTTGGCAGATGGGCTATGTCAAGCCAAGGTGCATCTGCTGTTTGTGCAGCGGCCTCCACCTTTGGGTCATAACTGAGTGCCACAGTGGGACACTGGCTAACAGTTGATAAAATAAATGCATGCAACCTCATCGCAACAACTAGACTTGCATTGCTAAAAATATCTTGTGCATGCTCGATATTCTTTGCGATAATTGTTGATGATTTTGCTGCGAGTCTTTTGGGTACCAATCCTTTTTGGCTTAGCGTCCGTAGCAAGTTGACATCTTGATTGGCATGAAAGGCAAACCAAGTTACCGATTTTCCTTTGTTATCGCTTAGTTGATCAACGGCTTCTAATAAGAGTGACCATCCCCTTGGCGTTAGCAGGTCTGTTGGGCGCCAACACAGCACTATATTTCCTCCTCCTTGATAATCGTTTGCTTGGTGGCTCCACACTGGATCGGGTGCCACTGACATCGTCGTTGTGATCCCGATGCGTTTGGCTAGTTGCATCGATGCACTGTCTCTCCAGGTAATTGATTTTGCACTGTTCAGAACCCGACCCACGAGATAGCGGCTCCATGCATACCTCAATGGACCAAGACCTTGCCCCCACAACAAAACCGGTTTGTGTTTTATTCGTGCTACTAATATCAAAACAATGTAATAAACAAGACTTCGAAAACTTGTGCTGTCTTGGAGCAGGCTTCCTCCGCCAAGTACAACCACCTGAACATGTTTGATGCTCTTTAGGACAGTTTTTAAAGATCTTCTATTAACCACCTTTCCATTTGGAACAATTGTTTGAACTGCTGCTGCGTCATATGCAGTAATCAATGGTTGCCATTCTGTAGGCAACTGTTTGTTCAAGACTTCCAGAAGGGCATCATCTCCCAGGTTGTGTTCTCCGTAATAGCCACAGAGGAGAATGCGCCTCGGTGAGGAAGACGGAGCCTTGCCAGACATTTTGGACATTAGGGGGGCCTTCATTATCTGCGCTTAGGGCGCCTACGTTGGAGAATCACTTGGTTGTGATACATGCATGCTCTTTCGCTCGGTACATGGTGGATTCATGTGGCGTCTGTTTTTGAGTGGTTGTTAGCCATGG contains the following coding sequences:
- the csaB gene encoding polysaccharide pyruvyl transferase CsaB, which translates into the protein MSGKAPSSSPRRILLCGYYGEHNLGDDALLEVLNKQLPTEWQPLITAYDAAAVQTIVPNGKVVNRRSLKTVLKSIKHVQVVVLGGGSLLQDSTSFRSLVYYIVLILVARIKHKPVLLWGQGLGPLRYAWSRYLVGRVLNSAKSITWRDSASMQLAKRIGITTTMSVAPDPVWSHQANDYQGGGNIVLCWRPTDLLTPRGWSLLLEAVDQLSDNKGKSVTWFAFHANQDVNLLRTLSQKGLVPKRLAAKSSTIIAKNIEHAQDIFSNASLVVAMRLHAFILSTVSQCPTVALSYDPKVEAAAQTADAPWLDIAHLPSLERIILQWSDCMSQVPSKSNLQGIQRQAYKHEQVLKSTLKDI